In the genome of Streptomyces sp. P3, the window TGGGTGCTGGTCGATCCGGCGCTGGTGCGCAAGGCCCGCAAACGCGAACTGGGCCTGCTGGACCCGGTCGACGCCCTGTCCGTCGCCCTCTCCGGCGTGGCCGAGGTCGACGGCGAGACCGTCGAGGCGGTGCCGGTCGGCGCCCTGGCCGCCCTGCGCGACCGGCTCACCGCCGGGGTAAGGCCCGCCGAGCCGCCCGCCGGTCTGCACGCCGTCCTGCGCGACTACCAGCTGCGCGGCCTGGCCTGGCTGGACCTCATGACCTCCCTCGGCCTCGGCGGCTGTCTCGCCGACGACATGGGCCTCGGCAAGACGATCACCGTCATCGCCCTGCATCTGAAGCGGGCCCGCACCGAGCCCACGCTGGTGGTCTGCCCGGCCTCCCTGCTGGGCAACTGGCAGCGCGAGATCAACCGCTTCGCACCCGGGGTGCCCGTCCGCCGCTTCCACGGCCCCGACCGCAGCCTGGCCGAACTGTCCGGCGGCTTCGTCCTCACCACGTACGGCACCATGCGCACGGCGGCCCCGACACTGGCCGCACAGCCCTGGGGCATGGTCGTCGCGGACGAGGCGCAGCACGTGAAGAACCCCTACTCGGCGACGGCGAAGGCACTGCGCACCATCCCGACGCCCGCGCGCGTGGCGCTGACCGGCACCCCCGTCGAGAACAACCTGTCCGAGCTCTGGGCGCTGCTCGACTGGACGACACCCGGGCTCCTCGGCCCCCTGAAGTCCTTCCGCGCCCGGCACGCACGCGCGGTGGAGAACGGCGAGGACGACCAGGCGGTGGAGCGCCTCGCCCGGCTGGTCCGCCCGTTCCTGCTGCGCCGCAAGAAGTCCGATCCCGGCATCGTGCCCGAGCTGCCGCCCAAGACGGAGACCGACCACCCGGTCCTGCTCACCCGTGAGCAGGCCGCCCTCTACGAGGCGGTGGTCCGTGAGTCCCTGCTGGCCATCGAGACGGCGGACGGCATCGCCCGGCGCGGCCTGGTCCTGAAGCTCCTCGGCGCGCTGAAGCAGATCTGCGACCACCCCGCCCTCTACCTCAAGGAGGCCGGCCCCGCCGTGGGTGACGCCCTGGCCGCCCGCTCAGGCAAACTCGCCCTGCTGGACGAGCTGTTGGACACCCTCCTCGCGGAGGACGGCTCGGCCCTCGTCTTCACCCAGTACGTCGGCATGGCCCGTCTGATCACCGCCCATCTCACCGCCCGCGCCGTCCCCGTCGACCTGCTGCACGGCGGGACTCCGGTGCCGGAACGGGAACGGATGGTGGACCGCTTCCAGAGCGGCGCGACCCCGGTCCTCGTGCTGTCCTTGAAGGCCGCCGGCACGGGTCTCAACCTGACACGCGCGGGGCACGTCGTGCACTTCGACCGGTGGTGGAACGCGGCGGTGGAGGAACAGGCCACCGACCGCGCCTACCGCATCGGCCAGACCCAGCCGGTGCAGGTGCACCGCCTCGTCACCGAGGGCACGGTCGAAGACCGCATCGCCGAGATGCTCCAGGTCAAGCGTGCCCTGGCGGACGCGATCCTCGGCTCCGGCGAGTCGGCCCTGACCGAACTCACGGACCGTGAACTCACCGACCTGGTCAGGCTGCGGAGGGAGGCGTGATGAGCGAACCGCGCGAGGGTGCCGGGCCGGCCGACGAGGCGCGCCGAGCGCTGCGGGCTGCCCGGGAGCGGCGCCGGCAGGAGCAGACGGTACAGCAGCACACGCCGGAGGAGCGCACCGAACGGCGGACGGACCGCCCCGACCGCCCCGACCGTCCTGCGGCCCTCGCCGCCCCTCGGCCGGCCGACGCCGCCCGCGCGGCCCTGCGCCGCGCCGCCGCGCAGCCCTCTCCCGTCACTGCCGGTCCGGGTCCCGCGGGTGACGCCGGCCCCGTCCCCGACACCGGTTCCGTGGGCGTCCCCGGCCCCGTCGCCGACCCTGGTCCCGCGGGCTGCACCGGTTCCGTGGGTGACGACGGTCCGGTGGCTCCGGTGGCCGGCTCGGTGCCTGCGGCCGACGCCCACCCCGGTCCCGACTCCGGGGCCGAACCCGTTCCCGTGGTCGGCCCCGGAGTCGGGACCGGCTCGGGTCCCGCGTCCGGCATCGGCGCAGCGGCCGGCCCCGACCCTGTGCAGCCCCCGGGTTCCGCGGCCGGTACCGGTCCCGTGGCTCCGGTGCCGGGCTCGGTGCCTGCGACCGGCGCCCACCCCGGGGCAGACTCCGCCCCTGCGTCCGTCCCGCACCCTGCGTCCGTCCCGGACTCCGCGTCCGGGACCCGTTCTGCGGAGGCCGGTCCGGGACCGGGTGGCGACGCCGCCGGCACCGCCGCAGGGGCGACTGCCTCCACCGACAGGGAGGCCGTCACCCCGGCGGATCGCCGGCCCGCGGCGACCGCCGCGCCGCCCGCACCCGCAGCGCCGGCCGCCGTGGACGCGGCGGGGGCCGACGCCGCCGCGTCCGACGAGCGGCCCCGACCGTCCTCTGCGTCGGACGAGCAGCCAGGACCCTCCTCCCGCCTCACGACCGTCCGGAACACCACGCCCGCACGGGCCGAATCCGCGCCGGACGCCACGACCGCGCCGTCCGTGACGACCGGCCCACGTCCGGGGGACGTCGCCCGTGAGGCCCTGCGCGCGGCCCGGGCCCAGGCACGCCGCGATCCGTCCGGAACCGAGGCCCGGACATCCGCCGACACATCCGCCGGCACAGATGAACAGTCGGCCCACGAGGGCCATGAGACGGCCGCCCGCCGACGGCGTCACCGTCCCGGCCCGAACCCCGCACGTCCCTTCGCCCCGCCCGCCGGGCGCACCGCCGGTGTCCGAGGCGCGGACCACCCGCGCGATCGGCTCGCCGAGGAACGCGCCCGCGCGGTCAGGGAGTTGCTCGCCGACTCCTTCCGTATGCCGACGGACGACTCTGCCGGGCCCGAGTCCGTACCCGAGCCCGAGTCCGTACCCGAGCCCCCATCCGTACCCCGGCTCGAGTGCGAGTGCGAGTCCGAGCCCGGCTGCAAACCCGCATCCGCATCCGCAC includes:
- a CDS encoding DEAD/DEAH box helicase produces the protein MSVTADGTATAEPGSLSLPVRLAAVFLPAPLPREGRVAFWDPAGDALPAAAAEHTELTVVRRQGATIRRRRTPALSLPLDTALPLLVRARSDPAAHPATACWGAAALHALRLAARGRLLPGLTPAGHDAWRAGPLDPQDIAHLRAVAAALPPEGHAVPLPGSGPLLLPRPEPLMRAFLDAVADTMPRTPAAPHACGKPFADRRPQRLSGAHDWAAEVAAGMDAGVRISLRLDLSAYDMFDASGDDGHGAARVRSAGAAIVQVHSLADPTLVADAAALWAGEADAAFGARARVDAALAVRRAARVWPPLARLAEQDAPDVLALSEDELGDLLGVAATRLAAAGVAVHWPRDLAQDLSAAAVVRPAPGSATDGGSFFEGEELLQFRWQLALGGDPLSEAEMDALAEAHRPVVRLRDQWVLVDPALVRKARKRELGLLDPVDALSVALSGVAEVDGETVEAVPVGALAALRDRLTAGVRPAEPPAGLHAVLRDYQLRGLAWLDLMTSLGLGGCLADDMGLGKTITVIALHLKRARTEPTLVVCPASLLGNWQREINRFAPGVPVRRFHGPDRSLAELSGGFVLTTYGTMRTAAPTLAAQPWGMVVADEAQHVKNPYSATAKALRTIPTPARVALTGTPVENNLSELWALLDWTTPGLLGPLKSFRARHARAVENGEDDQAVERLARLVRPFLLRRKKSDPGIVPELPPKTETDHPVLLTREQAALYEAVVRESLLAIETADGIARRGLVLKLLGALKQICDHPALYLKEAGPAVGDALAARSGKLALLDELLDTLLAEDGSALVFTQYVGMARLITAHLTARAVPVDLLHGGTPVPERERMVDRFQSGATPVLVLSLKAAGTGLNLTRAGHVVHFDRWWNAAVEEQATDRAYRIGQTQPVQVHRLVTEGTVEDRIAEMLQVKRALADAILGSGESALTELTDRELTDLVRLRREA